From the genome of Thermosynechococcus sp. NK55a:
TCAACCGCACTAACAATTTGTGGCTTAGTTTACTCGCCCGCTATTGGCCAAGAACTCGTTCGTTTGCACACCTCTGATATTGATGAGCTGGTTTACTTTTCAAGCGAGAGAGAGTTTTGTAACTATTTAGAGGCACGGCGCAATAGCATCGCTTGTTTAATTTTAGAATGGGGAGAGGGGACTCCGCAAATCATTACCTATCTTCACCACAGCGCCACCCTATTGCCCGCCATCCTCATTTTCCCAGCCACACCAGCCCCTCCACCCGTCGGTCCCCACTATCACATTGCTGAAGTGATTTTGACAACCGATCAGCTGGATCAGCTCAACCGTCAAATTGAGGAAGCCATCACAGGCTTTGTCAAGCTCTGTCCGGGATGTGCAGTGCCGCCCCATGTCCTGTTTCGCATGCCAGCCCTCAAAGAGAGCAGTAATGTTGACCCCCAGCATCGTCTTTCCCAAAAATTGAAGGAGCGACTCGGCTACCTGGGGGTGTATTACAAACGAGATACAGCATTTTTTTCCGACGGATGTCCCCTGCCGATAAACGCAAACTGCTGGACGAATTGCGCTCAATTTATCGTACCATTGTCCTTGAATACTTTAACACCGATGCCAAAGTTAATGAGCGCATTGACGAGTTTGTTAGTAAAGCATTCTTCGCAGATATTTCTGTTTCCCAAGTGCTAGAGATTCACGTCGAACTCATGGATAACTTCTCCAAGCAACTCAAACTCGAAGGCCGCAGTGAGGACATTTTGCTCGACTATCGCCTGACGCTGATTGATGTGATCGCCCATCTGTGCGAGATGTATCGTCGTTCCATTCCGCGGGAGGTGTAATGCCGATGGCCCCCTTGCGGAAAACCTATGTTCTCAAGCTATACGTTGCCGGTAACACACCCAACTCAGTGCGGGCTCTAAAAACTCTCAATAACATTCTTGAAAAAGAATTTAAGGGAGTCTATGCCCTCAAGGTAATCGATGTCCTCAAAAATCCCCAACTGGCTGAGGAAGATAAAATTTTGGCCACGCCTACCCTTGCCAAAGTCCTACCGCCCCCTGTACGCCGTATTATTGGGGACTTGTCCAATCGTGAGAAGGTGCTCATTGGCTTAGATCTCTTGTATGAAGAGATTGGTGACCAAGCCGAGGATGACTTAGGCTTGGAATAGGCACAGTTCTTAGAGTCTCTCAGCTTAGAATAGCTTTTTGGAATTTTTGTGCAATACCGAATCTAAAAATCTTCTATGACAAACCTACCCGAACATCAGTCCAGTCCAACGGAGCAGTCCTCGGCGGAAGTCAAGAAAATCCCGACGATGATTGAGGGCTTTGACGATATCAGCCATGGGGGACTTCCCCAAGGACGCACCACCTTAGTCAGCGGCACTTCAGGCACAGGGAAGACCCTTTTTGCAGTTCAGTTTCTCTACAATGGCATTACCATTTTTAATGAGCCAGGTATATTTGTTACATTTGAAGAATCCCCCCAAGATATTATCAAAAACGCCCTCAGTTTTGGCTGGAACCTGCAAAGTCTGATTGACCAAGGCAAGCTATTTATCCTGGATGCTTCTCCGGATCCCGATGGCCAAGAGGTGGCTGGTGACTTTGACTTATCTGCTCTGATTGAGCGCATTCAGTATGCCATTCGCAAATACAAAGCAACCCGGGTCTCCATTGATTCGGTAACAGCGGTTTTCCAGCAATACGATGCGGCCTCGGTGGTGCGGCGGGAAATTTTTCGCCTGGCTTTTCGCCTCAAGCAACTGGGCGTGACCACGATTATGACCACCGAGCGGGTAGATGAATACGGCCCTGTGGCGCGTTTTGGTGTTGAGGAGTTTGTCTCCGATAATGTGGTTATTTTGCGTAATGTTCTTGAGGGAGAACGGCGGCGGCGCACGGTTGAAATTCTCAAGCTGCGGGGCACCACCCACATGAAGGGGGAATATCCCTTTACAATCAACAACGGTATTAACATCTTCCCGTTGGGGGCCATGCGCCTGACCCAGCGCTCATCGAATGTGCGGGTGTCTTCAGGGGTCAAGACCCTCGACGAGATGTGTGGCGGTGGCTTCTTCAAGGATTCGATTATTTTGGCCACGGGCGCTACGGGTACTGGCAAGACTCTCTTGGTCAGTAAATTCTTGGAGACGGGCTGCCAACAGGGAGAACGGGCACTGCTGTTTGCCTACGAAGAATCGCGGGCGCAGTTGTCGCGCAATGCCTCCTCTTGGGGCATTGATTTTGAGGAGTTGGAACGGCGGGGTTTGTTGCGGATCATTTGTGCCTATCCAGAGTCAGCGGGGCTTGAGGATCACTTGCAAATTATCAAGTCGGAGATTGCAGACTTTAAGCCCTCACGGGTGGCCATTGACTCTTTGTCTGCCTTGGCGCGGGGGGTGAGTAACAATGCCTTCCGGCAGTTTGTTATCGGGGTTACTGGATTTGCCAAACAGGAGGAAATCACTGGCTTTTTCACCAACACCACGGATCAGTTTATGGGGTCCAACTCGATTACCGAGTCCCATATCTCCACAATTACAGATACGATTTTGCTTTTGCAGTACGTGGAAATCCGCGGTGAGATGTCCCGGGCAATTAACGTCTTTAAGATGCGTGGTTCTTGGCACGACAAGGGGATTCGGGAGTATGTGATCACTGAGAAGGGGGCAGAAATCCGCGATTCCTTCCGCAACTTTGAGGGGATTATTAGCGGTACCCCCACCCGCATTTCCGTGGACGAGAAAACAGAGCTGGCGCGAATTGCCAAGGGGATGCAGGATCTAGAGAGCGAGTAGCCCCATGCAGTTAAACCAAGTCATTGTCGTGCACAAGGCGGGCGATCGCCAGAGCAAGGAATGGGCAGATCGCGCTTCCCGTCAGCTGCAACAGCGTGGCGCCAATGTGCTTGTGGGGCCGAGTGGGCCTAAGGACAACCCCTACCCCGTCTTTATGGCTTCAGTGACAGAGCCGATTGATCTGGCCGTTGTTCTGGGGGGAGACGGCACCTCCTTAGCCGCGGCACGGCATCTAGCGGCGCCTGGGGTTCCAATTCTAGCAGTGAATGTGGGGGGGCATTTGGGGTTTTTGACGGAGCCGCTGGAGTTGTTTCGCGATATGGAGGCGGTTTGGGAGCGCCTTGAGCGGGACGAGTACGCGATGCAACAGCGGATGATGCTGCAGGCCCAGGTTTTTGAGGGGTCAAAGGCTCATCCTGAAGCGGTGGGCGATCGCTACTATGCCCTCA
Proteins encoded in this window:
- a CDS encoding circadian clock protein KaiA, coding for MSPADKRKLLDELRSIYRTIVLEYFNTDAKVNERIDEFVSKAFFADISVSQVLEIHVELMDNFSKQLKLEGRSEDILLDYRLTLIDVIAHLCEMYRRSIPREV
- the kaiB gene encoding circadian clock protein KaiB; the encoded protein is MAPLRKTYVLKLYVAGNTPNSVRALKTLNNILEKEFKGVYALKVIDVLKNPQLAEEDKILATPTLAKVLPPPVRRIIGDLSNREKVLIGLDLLYEEIGDQAEDDLGLE
- the kaiC gene encoding circadian clock protein KaiC — translated: MTNLPEHQSSPTEQSSAEVKKIPTMIEGFDDISHGGLPQGRTTLVSGTSGTGKTLFAVQFLYNGITIFNEPGIFVTFEESPQDIIKNALSFGWNLQSLIDQGKLFILDASPDPDGQEVAGDFDLSALIERIQYAIRKYKATRVSIDSVTAVFQQYDAASVVRREIFRLAFRLKQLGVTTIMTTERVDEYGPVARFGVEEFVSDNVVILRNVLEGERRRRTVEILKLRGTTHMKGEYPFTINNGINIFPLGAMRLTQRSSNVRVSSGVKTLDEMCGGGFFKDSIILATGATGTGKTLLVSKFLETGCQQGERALLFAYEESRAQLSRNASSWGIDFEELERRGLLRIICAYPESAGLEDHLQIIKSEIADFKPSRVAIDSLSALARGVSNNAFRQFVIGVTGFAKQEEITGFFTNTTDQFMGSNSITESHISTITDTILLLQYVEIRGEMSRAINVFKMRGSWHDKGIREYVITEKGAEIRDSFRNFEGIISGTPTRISVDEKTELARIAKGMQDLESE